A single genomic interval of Acidobacteriota bacterium harbors:
- a CDS encoding polymer-forming cytoskeletal protein — protein sequence MRDPSDVAGFIGTPVAIRGTLATGCTLRLDCSVEGLVVARDELVLGETGRIRGEIVVRRMNASGKLEGDLFVLEMAEFERGSEMSGNIVARALCIREGALLDGHCRLGDFAEGALREVAARRGMEMSAPAGDHGTHEE from the coding sequence ATGAGAGATCCGTCCGACGTCGCCGGGTTCATCGGGACGCCCGTGGCCATCCGCGGGACGCTGGCCACCGGCTGCACGCTCCGCCTGGACTGCAGCGTGGAAGGGCTCGTGGTGGCCCGGGACGAACTCGTCCTGGGGGAGACGGGCCGGATCCGGGGGGAGATCGTCGTGCGGCGGATGAACGCCTCCGGGAAACTCGAGGGCGACCTCTTCGTGCTGGAGATGGCCGAGTTCGAGCGGGGGTCGGAGATGAGCGGGAACATCGTGGCCCGGGCGCTCTGCATCCGGGAGGGGGCCCTCCTGGACGGCCACTGCCGGCTGGGGGATTTCGCCGAGGGGGCCCTGCGGGAGGTGGCGGCCCGGCGGGGGATGGAGATGAGCGCCCCGGCCGGTGACCACGGCACGCACGAAGAGTAA